The following are from one region of the Methanospirillum hungatei genome:
- a CDS encoding DUF4956 domain-containing protein, whose translation MVIETYSSFLAGILINLLATVIIARGIFYPVKRAQDYIFTFLAFSTVIYLVMGLFTSVELSIGVGFGLFALFSVLRYRTDTVPIREMTYLFVMVALPIMNSILYNSGDIVKLCLSDFVIIGVLWILEQKWGFRYDQKKLIRYEKIDLIRADEHERLIEDLRDRTGLAITQVEIVEIDFIRDSADIVITYEEGSPVVPKKSSGFDTISVEKPITSEP comes from the coding sequence ATGGTAATTGAAACATACAGTTCATTCCTTGCCGGGATTCTTATCAATCTTCTTGCAACGGTGATCATTGCCCGAGGGATTTTTTACCCAGTAAAGCGGGCACAGGATTACATATTTACCTTTCTTGCATTTTCAACCGTCATTTACCTGGTGATGGGACTGTTTACCTCAGTCGAACTTTCAATAGGAGTTGGTTTTGGTCTCTTTGCCTTGTTTTCTGTTCTCAGGTACCGGACAGATACTGTTCCAATTCGGGAGATGACCTATCTTTTTGTCATGGTTGCCCTCCCAATTATGAACTCAATCTTGTATAACAGCGGAGATATCGTAAAGTTATGTCTCTCTGATTTCGTGATCATCGGAGTTCTCTGGATTCTTGAACAAAAATGGGGATTTCGATATGATCAGAAGAAACTTATCAGGTATGAGAAGATTGATCTGATTCGTGCTGATGAGCATGAACGGTTAATCGAAGATTTGAGAGATCGGACCGGACTTGCGATTACCCAGGTAGAAATTGTTGAGATAGATTTTATCCGGGATTCAGCAGATATTGTAATTACCTATGAAGAGGGATCTCCAGTCGTTCCCAAAAAAAGTTCCGGTTTTGATACGATATCAGTGGAAAAACCGATCACTTCAGAACCATGA
- a CDS encoding PKD domain-containing protein: protein MGKEHAMTQIQTIMVMSVIMIVLFLLGVILVIWNPIPERIPQASISIEGEGDSIVMQHMNGDSFSSDRLVIKVNGDVQPNQNMNFQGGTWPWSPGERIQFYYPLPDAPRLVEVYYLTDKGESLLIDKARLEPPPVVSATPLPVEMVLPVTPTPLPTNIPVNVKDANPMQPPVSDFTAEPRVGDPPLTVTFHDLSYGAVSDFLWSFGDGSTSTLQNPVHTYFVPGSYSVSLLVSNAYGSNRRTAGDFIMIGSPPVAKFLAEPTIGQAPLTVQFTDLSTGSPKSWEWSFGDGSQSSDKNPVHIFQNAGDYNVTLRVTNAYGTDKYSPEIGINVTAPTLMDVYLTGSVNGGLIPDGYVKLRVTDPASSMKVAGKIYAFEPGDMIQLIYGPGSSDGTISTDKNRFTAFNFNDITLVKNGETLARGPVNSFTLGGFDSYASTLNLTMPKGDRYTTLYINSEPYKYVESPRIQFAGIGPDSSGRFFYQKSAQNMNFQGGIAELTLG from the coding sequence ATGGGTAAAGAACATGCAATGACACAGATTCAGACAATTATGGTCATGTCCGTGATCATGATTGTGTTGTTTCTTCTGGGAGTAATCCTTGTTATCTGGAATCCGATTCCAGAACGGATCCCCCAGGCATCTATTAGTATTGAAGGCGAAGGCGACTCCATTGTAATGCAGCACATGAATGGTGATTCATTCTCTTCTGACCGGCTTGTCATCAAGGTAAACGGAGATGTTCAGCCAAACCAGAACATGAATTTCCAGGGCGGAACCTGGCCATGGTCACCGGGAGAGCGGATTCAGTTTTATTACCCACTCCCAGATGCACCACGATTGGTTGAGGTCTATTACCTGACCGATAAAGGAGAAAGCCTTCTTATAGATAAAGCAAGGCTCGAACCGCCACCGGTTGTTTCTGCAACACCATTGCCGGTTGAGATGGTGCTTCCGGTTACACCAACACCACTTCCAACAAATATTCCGGTTAATGTTAAGGATGCAAATCCCATGCAACCGCCGGTCAGTGATTTTACTGCTGAACCCAGGGTAGGCGATCCACCACTTACCGTAACATTTCATGATTTGAGTTATGGAGCGGTCAGTGATTTTCTCTGGAGCTTTGGCGATGGTTCCACTTCAACACTCCAAAACCCGGTTCATACCTATTTCGTCCCGGGATCATACTCAGTAAGCCTCCTGGTATCCAATGCCTATGGATCCAATCGAAGAACTGCAGGTGATTTCATCATGATTGGTTCTCCTCCGGTTGCAAAATTCCTGGCAGAACCAACAATAGGACAGGCTCCATTGACTGTCCAGTTTACTGATCTCTCCACCGGAAGCCCAAAGAGTTGGGAATGGTCATTTGGAGACGGAAGCCAGTCATCAGATAAAAATCCGGTTCATATATTCCAGAATGCCGGTGACTATAATGTTACCCTGCGGGTCACCAATGCGTACGGAACTGACAAGTATTCCCCTGAGATCGGCATTAATGTCACTGCTCCAACCCTCATGGATGTATATCTGACCGGCAGTGTCAATGGTGGCCTGATACCAGATGGATATGTCAAGCTCAGAGTCACTGACCCGGCGAGTTCAATGAAGGTTGCTGGAAAGATCTACGCCTTTGAACCTGGTGATATGATCCAACTTATATATGGTCCTGGATCATCAGACGGTACTATCTCCACAGATAAAAACAGGTTTACTGCGTTTAATTTCAATGATATCACCCTGGTTAAGAATGGAGAAACTCTGGCACGTGGACCGGTCAACAGCTTCACCCTTGGTGGTTTTGACAGCTATGCGTCAACCCTCAATCTGACTATGCCAAAAGGTGACCGGTACACAACCCTGTATATAAACTCAGAACCTTACAAGTATGTTGAGAGCCCCCGGATTCAGTTTGCAGGAATCGGACCTGACAGTTCCGGCCGGTTCTTTTACCAGAAATCTGCCCAGAATATGAATTTCCAGGGTGGAATAGCCGAACTTACCCTTGGGTAG
- a CDS encoding CotH kinase family protein codes for MKPTHFTKKMATLILVASCILLMQAVSADSNEISSSQASDTPPDYETVFPDDEIREIYITITPQNWTEMQEDMETKYGEFGSGSMPGHDRMGAPGGNRTGFNISAGMNMAKPPDGNGPGFMNQEDPVYVPATISCNGETWDHVGVRYKGVNSLMTAWSEGIGKISLKVDMDHYEDEFPDTKNQKFYGFKELNLQSGMSDVSVIREKLAPEIFQDAGVIAPETAYYKVYVDKGDGFEYFGLYTLVESIDDTVIETQFSNGTGNLYKPEGEGATFAYGKLNLTHFEKKTNENEEDYSDIEQLYTILHSGTRTEDPESWRSEFESVFDVSEFLTWLATNTLMNNWDTYGGNSRNYYLYNNPDTGTFSWIPWDNNYAFMEGMGKGFGGAGPDRMNRTQEFGFMPPEGMNITIPGMQGFGPGMDPAGMNNPEQFGAMPPDGMNMTMPEMDEQFRPGMGMGGSVSFSMENVTDRWPLIRYLMDDEEYHVQYVQILKTVAESSFNTTNLEKICDQYHDLIQSSVIGPDGEREGYTYLTNESDFDAAFEEIKSHIRSQYAKAMEYVDSQSSD; via the coding sequence ATGAAACCGACTCATTTTACAAAAAAGATGGCTACACTGATTCTTGTTGCATCATGTATACTACTTATGCAGGCAGTAAGTGCTGATTCAAATGAGATTTCCTCAAGCCAAGCATCAGATACACCCCCTGACTACGAAACAGTCTTTCCAGATGATGAGATCAGGGAGATATACATAACTATCACTCCTCAAAACTGGACCGAGATGCAGGAAGATATGGAGACCAAGTATGGGGAGTTTGGAAGCGGGAGCATGCCTGGACACGACAGGATGGGTGCTCCTGGTGGGAATAGAACCGGATTTAACATATCAGCTGGGATGAACATGGCAAAACCGCCAGATGGGAACGGACCAGGGTTCATGAACCAGGAAGACCCGGTATATGTTCCCGCTACCATCTCCTGTAATGGTGAAACATGGGACCATGTGGGTGTCAGGTATAAAGGAGTAAACTCTCTGATGACCGCATGGAGCGAAGGAATTGGAAAAATATCCTTGAAAGTAGACATGGATCACTATGAGGATGAGTTCCCGGATACAAAAAACCAGAAATTTTACGGATTTAAAGAGTTGAATTTGCAGTCCGGAATGTCAGATGTCTCCGTGATACGAGAAAAACTGGCCCCAGAAATCTTTCAGGATGCAGGAGTAATCGCCCCGGAGACCGCCTATTACAAGGTCTACGTTGACAAAGGGGATGGATTTGAATATTTCGGCCTCTACACACTGGTAGAAAGCATCGACGATACGGTTATTGAGACCCAGTTCTCAAATGGAACGGGAAATCTCTACAAACCGGAGGGAGAGGGTGCGACATTTGCATATGGAAAATTAAACCTCACGCATTTTGAGAAGAAAACCAATGAAAATGAAGAGGATTACTCAGATATAGAACAGCTCTATACTATTCTACACTCTGGAACCAGAACCGAAGATCCGGAATCATGGCGATCAGAATTTGAATCGGTCTTTGATGTTTCAGAATTTCTTACCTGGCTTGCTACCAATACGCTCATGAATAACTGGGACACATATGGTGGAAATTCACGGAACTATTACCTGTATAATAATCCGGATACCGGGACATTTAGTTGGATTCCCTGGGACAATAATTACGCATTCATGGAAGGGATGGGTAAAGGCTTTGGTGGAGCAGGCCCTGACAGAATGAACAGGACGCAGGAATTCGGATTTATGCCACCTGAAGGAATGAACATAACTATCCCTGGTATGCAGGGATTCGGACCAGGCATGGATCCGGCAGGAATGAACAATCCGGAGCAGTTTGGTGCTATGCCACCTGATGGGATGAATATGACAATGCCCGAAATGGATGAGCAATTCAGACCAGGTATGGGAATGGGAGGGAGTGTATCATTTTCGATGGAGAATGTAACAGACCGGTGGCCGCTTATCAGATATCTTATGGACGATGAGGAGTATCATGTACAATATGTTCAAATTCTTAAAACTGTAGCAGAATCCAGCTTTAACACCACAAACCTGGAAAAAATCTGTGATCAGTATCATGATCTTATTCAATCATCTGTTATCGGACCGGACGGTGAAAGAGAAGGATACACGTACCTAACTAATGAATCAGATTTCGATGCTGCATTTGAAGAGATAAAAAGTCATATCAGATCCCAATATGCGAAAGCGATGGAGTATGTAGATTCTCAATCATCAGATTAA
- a CDS encoding PKD domain-containing protein, with translation MKDEEDMLELLDDEGTADQLDLELDEPDEDSFPESENIKNSAAPEADDSEESGGRELEIDIRLIIIAIVAIAAIILAGVFFVMPMLTPSGPPVVVITPSQTGEDVYLYYEEGPDLHQQDVKFTLDGVQIPQEKLSMMGGYSWPWPQGAVLKIDTSGYPKPATVALVYTKGDGEILLYSTSANPTPTPTPTPTPEPTPEPVLTPEVLIPTQNMTVSNNTSEQMPLYDLARETGLIKFDAMPTMGIQPLVVQFADQTQVCAQNRSWSFGDGMTSNTRYPEHIYPFPGTYIASLDMVFCDPDEASLSPDKEIVVFPIVRQDTLLSGPGSASIDAGGQLFFTVKGPGMLIRVGGKDHYLNKDDLVRIDLNDGGTGSISIINNAIVQFNFENVTIWVNGKEFESGWLTNININQYGKIAASDITMRFTAQQPGLKGLVNGGPVIQAESGQTVVLHNVGPDSTGKLLYSVQDGAGFNFRGGIESYEITTPLLQ, from the coding sequence ATGAAGGATGAAGAGGACATGCTCGAACTTCTCGACGATGAGGGGACGGCCGATCAGCTTGACCTGGAGCTGGATGAGCCTGATGAGGATTCTTTCCCCGAATCAGAGAATATAAAAAATAGTGCTGCGCCTGAAGCGGATGATTCAGAGGAATCGGGGGGGCGCGAACTTGAAATTGATATCAGATTAATTATCATCGCAATTGTTGCTATTGCCGCGATAATTCTTGCAGGTGTTTTTTTTGTAATGCCTATGCTGACGCCATCCGGCCCACCGGTGGTCGTAATAACGCCAAGTCAGACAGGAGAAGACGTCTACTTGTATTATGAAGAAGGGCCTGATTTGCATCAGCAGGATGTGAAGTTTACCCTCGATGGCGTTCAGATACCGCAGGAAAAACTTTCGATGATGGGGGGATATTCCTGGCCGTGGCCACAAGGAGCTGTGCTGAAAATAGATACGTCTGGTTATCCAAAGCCGGCAACGGTTGCACTTGTCTACACCAAAGGAGATGGAGAAATTCTCCTGTATTCAACATCAGCAAATCCTACCCCGACTCCAACACCGACTCCAACTCCGGAACCTACACCTGAACCGGTTCTAACACCTGAAGTTCTGATTCCGACACAAAACATGACGGTATCAAACAATACATCAGAACAGATGCCACTCTATGACTTGGCTAGAGAGACCGGGCTCATCAAATTTGATGCAATGCCTACAATGGGAATTCAGCCCCTTGTCGTTCAGTTTGCTGACCAGACCCAGGTTTGTGCACAAAACAGATCATGGTCCTTTGGTGATGGCATGACATCTAATACCCGGTATCCTGAGCACATTTACCCATTCCCAGGTACGTACATCGCAAGCCTGGATATGGTATTTTGTGATCCTGATGAGGCATCATTATCACCAGACAAAGAGATCGTGGTATTCCCGATTGTTAGACAGGATACCCTCCTTTCAGGGCCGGGATCAGCCAGTATCGATGCAGGTGGGCAGTTGTTCTTCACCGTAAAGGGACCAGGAATGCTCATCCGGGTAGGTGGAAAAGACCATTACCTGAACAAAGATGATCTGGTTAGAATTGATCTCAATGACGGTGGAACAGGATCAATCTCCATTATTAATAACGCAATTGTCCAGTTCAACTTTGAAAATGTGACAATATGGGTGAATGGAAAGGAGTTTGAATCCGGGTGGCTGACAAATATCAATATTAATCAGTACGGGAAAATTGCGGCATCTGATATTACCATGCGGTTCACAGCTCAACAACCAGGTTTGAAAGGACTCGTGAACGGTGGACCAGTGATACAGGCAGAATCAGGCCAGACAGTCGTACTGCATAATGTCGGGCCTGATTCAACAGGCAAACTCCTCTATAGCGTTCAGGATGGGGCAGGTTTTAACTTCAGGGGAGGGATTGAATCATATGAGATTACAACCCCTCTTTTACAATAA
- a CDS encoding V-type ATP synthase subunit D — MPYLRDVRPTKSELLILRNRLRIANRSYKILQMKLDGLILEVSRLAPQVKVEYDLLRIRHNRVRHLIAPAYMIEGMLNVTIAAYSVESKTEIEVSEKNLFGIRVPVITGTNVRTDLVERGYGLLGTSLVIDDLADAYENLVDAIIAYAGNAATLSRLLGEIERITRRVKALEHVVIPALTRSIATITAAREEIEREEQTRLFHVKKKRE, encoded by the coding sequence ATGCCGTATCTTCGTGATGTCAGACCCACAAAATCAGAGCTTCTTATTCTCCGAAACAGGCTTCGTATTGCCAATCGCTCATACAAGATATTGCAGATGAAACTGGACGGCCTCATTCTCGAAGTTTCAAGACTTGCTCCACAGGTAAAGGTTGAGTATGATCTTTTGCGTATCAGACATAACCGGGTTCGTCATCTCATCGCTCCGGCGTACATGATTGAGGGAATGCTCAATGTTACAATCGCAGCATATTCGGTTGAATCAAAGACTGAAATTGAGGTTTCAGAAAAAAATCTCTTTGGTATCAGGGTGCCGGTGATTACCGGAACTAATGTCAGAACTGACCTTGTCGAGCGGGGATACGGGCTCCTTGGAACCTCACTTGTCATTGATGATCTGGCGGATGCGTATGAAAATTTAGTGGATGCCATCATTGCATATGCAGGAAATGCTGCAACACTCAGTCGGTTGTTGGGAGAGATTGAGCGGATAACAAGGCGTGTAAAAGCACTTGAGCATGTGGTCATTCCGGCATTGACCAGGTCTATTGCAACTATCACCGCCGCACGGGAAGAGATCGAGCGGGAAGAACAGACACGCCTGTTTCATGTGAAAAAGAAAAGAGAATGA
- a CDS encoding V-type ATP synthase subunit C, which translates to MHHYLITPSSYRYICTRIGLRKKSLITEDQYNRLLNMELSQIIRFIGESGYHEEVHTLSSQYSEISLIEHALTANLAATYRNILSIAPGALRELAELYFSRWDIENVMLIMRGCQFHIPDDRIEAVLIPAGVIEPSCFTHLLTLRTIQEIAENLPSWKHHSLISSKIASGYRRGLFAELENDLYLAYYQNLLFEARYGIRGGDVIVPHLKFEIDIFNIRNVFRLRAGSKVSDITPYMIQGGYLSSQDFQRLYQVTDREEFVRELGRAGILSILTEALRNLRCDESVCEADAADVVWRRWAAHKTPLYTVMLAVNGMLLHHLDGLSRRHPFSVLPLLSYLEHKRYEVMNLRAIARGKQFGVSPDFIRQHLVM; encoded by the coding sequence ATGCACCATTATCTGATTACTCCTTCTTCATACCGGTATATCTGCACACGGATTGGTCTGCGGAAAAAAAGCCTGATCACTGAAGATCAGTATAACCGGCTCTTGAATATGGAACTCTCACAGATTATCAGGTTCATTGGTGAATCAGGGTATCATGAAGAAGTGCATACGCTCTCATCACAGTATTCAGAAATCTCTTTAATTGAACATGCTCTTACTGCAAATCTTGCGGCAACGTACCGAAATATTTTATCAATTGCTCCTGGTGCTCTGCGGGAACTCGCTGAACTGTATTTTTCTCGATGGGATATTGAGAATGTGATGCTCATTATGCGGGGGTGCCAGTTTCATATTCCGGATGACAGAATCGAGGCAGTTTTAATTCCGGCAGGTGTCATTGAACCATCCTGTTTTACTCATCTGCTCACTCTACGAACGATTCAGGAGATAGCAGAAAATTTACCCTCCTGGAAACACCATTCCCTGATCAGTTCAAAGATAGCATCCGGATATCGTCGTGGTCTTTTTGCAGAGCTCGAAAATGACCTTTATCTTGCCTATTACCAGAATCTGCTCTTTGAAGCGAGATATGGAATTAGGGGTGGTGACGTGATAGTGCCCCATCTCAAATTTGAGATAGATATTTTCAATATCAGGAATGTGTTCAGGCTTCGGGCAGGAAGTAAAGTCAGTGATATCACTCCATACATGATTCAGGGAGGGTACCTGTCATCCCAGGATTTTCAGCGACTGTACCAGGTTACTGACCGGGAAGAGTTTGTCCGTGAGCTTGGAAGGGCCGGGATTTTATCTATCCTGACCGAGGCGCTTCGTAATTTACGGTGTGATGAGAGTGTCTGTGAGGCAGATGCTGCTGATGTAGTATGGAGACGATGGGCGGCTCATAAAACTCCTTTGTATACCGTGATGCTTGCCGTCAATGGAATGCTTCTTCATCACCTGGATGGTCTTTCCCGGCGTCATCCGTTCTCTGTATTGCCACTGTTGTCATATCTCGAACATAAACGATATGAGGTCATGAATCTTCGGGCTATTGCGAGGGGGAAACAGTTTGGTGTCAGTCCGGATTTCATCAGACAACATCTGGTGATGTAA
- a CDS encoding ion transporter, which yields MTGEFKSLKRRIFDAINDKDDGGKPDHIFDFFIIGVIILNVVMIFLETYPAIYAKYHGTFLLFEYFTIAIFTGEYFLRVWTCTYYPDFADPFFGRIRYIFSITLIIDFFAVFPFYLSLLLPLDHHIVQFLRLFRLFRVLKLLRYYGSIDVIFQVIKKNSQYLFSIIVILLIFLSFSSYLFYMFESAVQPDNVKDFDDAFWWAIETTSTVGYGDVFPVTEIGKLFTVIIMLIGIGLIALPTGILASGFLEEMKLRSDPMATSTQPSIADEIRKLNQLLEEGLLTEDEFRIGKEKLLR from the coding sequence ATGACAGGGGAGTTTAAATCTCTGAAAAGAAGAATCTTCGATGCCATAAACGACAAGGATGATGGAGGAAAACCAGATCATATCTTTGATTTTTTTATCATCGGTGTCATCATCCTGAATGTGGTAATGATATTTCTCGAAACATATCCGGCAATATATGCAAAATATCATGGCACATTTCTCTTATTTGAATATTTTACGATTGCAATTTTTACCGGTGAATATTTTCTCAGGGTATGGACCTGCACCTATTATCCTGATTTTGCAGACCCATTCTTTGGTAGAATCCGGTATATCTTTTCCATAACTCTTATCATTGATTTTTTTGCAGTATTCCCGTTTTACCTGTCATTACTCCTTCCTCTCGACCACCATATTGTTCAATTTCTCCGGCTCTTCCGCCTGTTTCGTGTTTTAAAACTTCTCAGGTATTATGGATCTATTGACGTCATATTTCAGGTCATAAAGAAAAACAGTCAGTATTTATTCTCAATTATTGTCATTCTCCTTATTTTTCTCTCATTTAGTTCATACTTGTTTTATATGTTCGAATCAGCAGTACAGCCGGATAACGTAAAAGACTTTGATGATGCATTCTGGTGGGCTATTGAAACGACCAGCACAGTCGGATATGGGGATGTGTTTCCGGTCACGGAGATAGGAAAATTGTTTACGGTCATTATCATGTTGATTGGAATCGGCCTTATTGCTCTTCCAACCGGAATACTTGCTTCAGGATTTCTTGAGGAGATGAAATTACGAAGTGACCCTATGGCAACATCTACCCAGCCTTCAATTGCTGATGAGATTCGAAAGCTTAACCAATTATTAGAAGAAGGACTTCTTACTGAGGATGAATTCAGGATAGGAAAAGAGAAATTGCTACGATGA
- a CDS encoding transporter substrate-binding domain-containing protein: MVVLRTGMLIIMCISLFSGLCLATELPEDIVFVTEEYPPFSYLENGVPAGLSVELLETALKRANIEFSSDQIRLMAWPDAYRTALTTNGTGLFSTARTPERENLFRWAGPLMQCPVVLFSENPNLKTDRPANQDLKVVAIRDDIGEQVALDAGISKENIFLVTTPSEAVQRVIDGTSDAWAYGHYPGESLIQTIAEDPDSFYILDELTRSTYYIAFNQNTEPGFIEIIQNELDAMKQDQEQGGISTYEKIVGKYIGPICAEKTHPRQQITDLVNLTADAISRDATGTLADIQAGKHPYLDRNDPSLYVFIYDTSVTLITQAGRPDLAGVHFAGKPDVSGKNFRDDIVTGAMKEGTGFVTYTYSNPLETGIFFKEAYYTLVTGSDKKQYVVCAGRYVPCDET, encoded by the coding sequence ATGGTTGTACTACGGACAGGAATGCTCATTATCATGTGCATTTCTCTTTTTTCCGGCCTATGTCTGGCAACTGAACTGCCGGAGGATATAGTTTTTGTAACTGAGGAATATCCGCCATTTAGTTATCTTGAAAATGGAGTTCCAGCAGGTCTTTCTGTTGAACTTCTCGAAACTGCATTAAAAAGAGCGAACATAGAATTTTCCTCTGATCAGATCCGCCTGATGGCATGGCCTGATGCATATCGGACAGCATTAACCACAAATGGCACAGGCCTTTTCTCAACAGCACGGACACCAGAACGAGAAAACCTGTTTCGCTGGGCTGGTCCCCTGATGCAATGCCCAGTTGTCCTTTTTTCAGAGAATCCGAATCTGAAAACCGACAGGCCTGCAAACCAGGATCTTAAAGTTGTTGCCATCAGGGATGATATCGGAGAACAGGTTGCGCTCGATGCAGGAATCTCAAAAGAGAACATATTCCTCGTCACGACGCCAAGTGAAGCAGTTCAGCGAGTCATCGACGGCACATCTGATGCATGGGCATATGGTCATTACCCTGGAGAAAGCCTGATTCAGACTATTGCTGAAGATCCTGATTCATTTTACATTCTGGATGAACTAACCAGGTCCACCTACTACATCGCATTTAACCAAAATACTGAACCAGGTTTTATTGAAATCATCCAGAACGAACTTGATGCAATGAAACAGGATCAGGAGCAAGGGGGTATCAGTACCTATGAAAAGATTGTGGGGAAGTACATCGGACCGATTTGTGCAGAAAAAACACACCCCAGGCAACAGATAACAGATCTTGTTAACCTGACCGCTGATGCAATAAGCCGTGATGCAACCGGAACTCTTGCAGACATTCAGGCAGGAAAACATCCCTATTTAGACCGTAATGATCCATCTTTGTATGTTTTCATCTATGACACCAGTGTAACCCTCATAACACAGGCAGGCCGACCAGACCTTGCCGGAGTTCATTTTGCTGGAAAGCCAGATGTATCTGGAAAAAATTTCCGGGATGATATCGTAACCGGAGCTATGAAAGAAGGAACAGGTTTTGTCACTTACACGTATTCAAATCCCCTTGAAACAGGAATTTTCTTTAAAGAGGCGTATTACACCCTGGTCACCGGGAGTGACAAAAAACAGTATGTGGTATGTGCCGGACGATATGTCCCCTGTGACGAAACATAA
- a CDS encoding PP2C family protein-serine/threonine phosphatase has product MIQLLRIAAITNIGQHRRRNEDSMLVGTKIYAGTSMDMPQVFDIQSLPVILAVADGIGGSVAGDIASSEVMLCLARPPCPDGEEKLTERILQSAASLQNIVRKNPTLDGMGTTLAGVLCLKKDLIIFSCGDSRVYLGSPHHRLTQMTRDHSVIQEMIEAGTLTEQKARSHPLGHIITSSLSGGKHRLPPDIRISKTDAMPGSRLIICTDGVWDYGGEEFIEAARSGDPETAALNILHICYQAGAPDNITLIIVDLQ; this is encoded by the coding sequence ATGATCCAATTACTCCGGATAGCTGCAATAACCAATATCGGACAACATCGAAGACGCAATGAAGACAGCATGTTGGTGGGAACCAAAATCTATGCCGGCACTTCCATGGATATGCCCCAGGTTTTCGACATTCAGTCCCTACCGGTCATCCTTGCCGTGGCAGATGGAATTGGTGGCAGCGTTGCCGGAGATATTGCAAGTAGTGAAGTAATGTTGTGTCTTGCCCGCCCACCCTGTCCTGATGGTGAAGAAAAACTCACAGAGCGGATATTACAATCAGCAGCATCCCTTCAGAATATAGTCCGAAAAAATCCTACTCTCGATGGAATGGGAACAACCCTGGCAGGTGTTCTCTGCCTGAAAAAAGATTTAATTATCTTCTCCTGTGGTGATTCAAGAGTGTACCTCGGCTCTCCTCACCACCGCCTCACCCAGATGACGCGGGATCACTCGGTTATTCAGGAGATGATAGAGGCAGGCACATTAACCGAACAAAAAGCACGTTCACATCCACTTGGTCACATTATCACATCCAGCCTGTCAGGCGGAAAACATCGTCTTCCCCCGGACATCAGGATCTCAAAAACAGATGCTATGCCAGGATCACGTCTGATTATTTGTACTGACGGAGTATGGGATTATGGTGGAGAGGAATTTATTGAGGCTGCACGTTCTGGTGATCCAGAGACAGCAGCGTTAAACATACTGCATATCTGCTATCAGGCCGGAGCACCAGATAACATCACCCTGATAATCGTTGATCTCCAATAG
- a CDS encoding methanogenesis marker 8 protein has protein sequence MDEHIIEAAGKCRVVVRDGNVVEIGEPVITDCPLARRFACPVTEMTPKAIRNNIQNRIDSFGMCTQNRELLSEEPFVGFGASEVMSTALSRRFIDAAVIACDGAGTVVITDPKMVQGIGGRMSGLVSTSPIPDIISRIIEGGGIVPDQKNALMNPVSGVRAAHDAGYDHLIVTISKPEDAQTVREEDQDAIIIAVHTTGYSDTDADMVCTYADIVTACASKTVRERCGPSALLQAGSTVPVYALTTQGKYLILLRMAAIENPLYVTHAHLPVHGEKSPHPLI, from the coding sequence ATGGATGAACATATCATCGAAGCAGCCGGAAAATGCAGAGTCGTTGTCAGGGATGGGAACGTCGTTGAGATCGGAGAACCAGTTATCACCGATTGCCCTCTTGCAAGACGGTTTGCCTGTCCGGTAACTGAAATGACACCAAAAGCCATCCGGAATAATATTCAGAACCGGATTGATTCGTTTGGTATGTGCACACAAAACCGTGAACTCTTATCAGAAGAACCATTTGTGGGATTTGGTGCATCAGAGGTAATGAGTACAGCTCTTTCCAGGAGGTTTATCGATGCGGCAGTTATCGCCTGTGACGGAGCAGGCACGGTTGTCATTACCGATCCAAAGATGGTGCAGGGAATAGGCGGGAGAATGTCAGGACTTGTCAGTACTTCACCCATTCCAGATATCATCAGCCGGATTATTGAAGGAGGGGGGATTGTTCCTGATCAAAAAAATGCATTAATGAACCCAGTTTCCGGGGTCAGGGCGGCTCATGATGCAGGATATGACCATCTGATAGTAACCATCAGCAAACCTGAAGATGCACAAACTGTTCGGGAAGAAGATCAGGATGCAATAATCATCGCAGTTCATACCACAGGATATTCAGATACCGATGCGGATATGGTGTGCACATATGCAGATATAGTTACTGCCTGTGCTTCAAAAACTGTCCGGGAGCGATGTGGACCGTCAGCTCTGCTCCAGGCAGGATCGACGGTTCCGGTTTATGCACTCACTACTCAGGGAAAATACCTCATCCTTCTTCGGATGGCTGCCATAGAAAATCCCCTCTATGTTACCCATGCACATCTTCCGGTACATGGAGAAAAGAGCCCCCATCCCCTCATCTGA